The Saccharopolyspora gloriosae genome window below encodes:
- a CDS encoding NupC/NupG family nucleoside CNT transporter, producing the protein MQVLWGAAGMVVLLLIAFALSTDRRAIRPRTVFGALAIQLVFAFIVLRWDAGKQALSAVSSGVQRVIDSSKEGIDFLLGPVMPTNGATVVAFQVLPIIVFVASLTAVLYHWNVLQWVVRVVGGGLRAVLGTTRAESLNATANIFLGQTEAPLVVRPYLAGMTRSEFFAVMVGGLSTVAGSVMVGYALLGANLDHLIAASFMAAPAGLMMAKIIVPETEQATGDAEHAAAARTERRGLAAWFSKNPKPASSAEKPAAEKPVTEEPEADTSTVDTGEPEKADTATAVDDSEALETKPRNVIDAAAAGASDGLKLALNVGAMLFAFVSLIALLNLILGAFGGLVGLGDITFEQIIGYVFAPVMWLIGVPWDDAVVAGGFVGQKLVLNEFVAFSDFGPQAASFEPHTAIIITFALTGFANFSSLAILLGGLGGLVPSRRPLIAEFGMRAIAGGTLANLMSAAIAGMLI; encoded by the coding sequence GTGCAGGTGCTCTGGGGCGCAGCGGGCATGGTGGTGCTCTTGCTGATCGCTTTCGCGTTGTCCACCGATCGTCGGGCCATCCGGCCGCGCACCGTGTTCGGGGCGTTGGCGATCCAGCTGGTGTTCGCCTTCATCGTGCTGCGGTGGGACGCCGGCAAGCAGGCGTTGAGCGCGGTGTCCTCCGGGGTGCAGCGCGTGATCGACTCGTCGAAGGAGGGCATCGACTTCCTGCTGGGGCCGGTCATGCCGACCAACGGCGCGACGGTGGTCGCCTTCCAGGTGCTGCCGATCATCGTGTTCGTGGCCTCGCTGACGGCGGTGCTCTACCACTGGAACGTGCTGCAGTGGGTGGTGCGCGTGGTCGGTGGCGGCCTGCGCGCGGTGCTGGGCACGACGCGCGCGGAGTCGCTGAACGCGACGGCCAACATCTTCCTCGGGCAGACCGAGGCGCCGCTGGTGGTGCGCCCCTACCTGGCGGGCATGACGCGGTCCGAGTTCTTCGCCGTCATGGTCGGCGGACTGTCCACTGTGGCCGGTTCGGTGATGGTCGGCTACGCGTTGCTGGGCGCGAACCTGGACCACCTCATCGCGGCGAGCTTCATGGCCGCCCCCGCCGGGCTGATGATGGCCAAGATCATCGTGCCGGAGACCGAGCAGGCCACCGGCGACGCCGAGCACGCCGCCGCGGCGCGCACCGAACGGCGCGGCCTGGCGGCGTGGTTCTCGAAGAACCCGAAGCCCGCCTCCTCCGCCGAGAAGCCCGCCGCCGAGAAGCCCGTCACCGAAGAGCCCGAAGCCGACACGTCCACTGTGGACACCGGCGAGCCGGAGAAGGCGGACACCGCGACGGCGGTCGACGACAGCGAAGCTCTGGAGACCAAGCCGCGCAACGTCATCGACGCCGCAGCCGCCGGTGCCTCCGACGGGTTGAAGCTCGCGCTCAACGTCGGCGCCATGCTGTTCGCGTTCGTCTCGCTGATCGCCCTGCTGAACCTGATCCTCGGCGCGTTCGGCGGCCTGGTCGGGCTGGGCGACATCACCTTCGAGCAGATCATCGGCTACGTGTTCGCCCCGGTGATGTGGCTGATCGGCGTGCCGTGGGACGACGCCGTGGTCGCGGGCGGCTTCGTCGGGCAGAAGCTGGTGCTCAACGAGTTCGTCGCCTTCAGCGACTTCGGTCCGCAGGCGGCGAGCTTCGAACCGCACACCGCCATCATCATCACCTTCGCGCTGACCGGTTTCGCGAACTTCTCGTCGCTGGCGATCCTGCTCGGCGGTCTCGGTGGCCTGGTGCCGTCCCGCCGCCCGCTGATCGCCGAGTTCGGGATGCGCGCGATCGCGGGCGGCACGCTGGCGAACCTGATGAGCGCGGCCATCGCGGGAATGCTCATCTAG
- a CDS encoding FAD-dependent monooxygenase, giving the protein MQETEVLIAGAGPTGLVLACELARRGIGFRIIDKATEHFGGSRADGIHPRTLEVFADLGVLDELRAAGDGGIPLRKYDDGDLVWEGRPSEPAPPAPGVPHPDPWFVPQFRTEEILRKALAGYGGQVELGVELREFHQGDRHVTAVLADGTELRAHYLVGADGGGSTVRRALGIGFHGETDETTGALIADVRLSGLDRDRALAWSRGGEMVSAQPLAGTELFTVTTSRDDITATPSALQERLRWASGLDVRVHEVHWNSTWRANARLAERYRDGRVLIAGDAAHVCPPTGGQGMNTGVQDAYNLGWKIAAVLRGADPALLETYEAERRPVARGVLELSGRLLDLLREDDSEAHVRGPELNQLGLHYRGGPLSAEERGEPGPLRAGDRAPDAPCERDGAAVRLFELFGGTRWTLLDFGGSLGDPGIADLDVHAVVRGAGRPGDVVDVHGHARTGYGVGAAALFLIRPDGYLGWCGDAGDLAGLRSYLLPKLNAPAPRVTG; this is encoded by the coding sequence ATGCAGGAGACCGAAGTACTCATCGCGGGCGCCGGGCCGACCGGCCTGGTTCTGGCATGCGAACTGGCCAGGCGCGGCATCGGCTTCCGGATCATCGACAAGGCCACCGAGCACTTCGGCGGCTCGCGCGCCGACGGGATCCACCCGCGCACCCTGGAGGTGTTCGCCGACCTCGGCGTGCTCGACGAACTGCGTGCCGCGGGCGACGGCGGCATCCCGCTGCGCAAGTACGACGACGGCGATCTGGTCTGGGAGGGCAGGCCCAGCGAACCGGCGCCCCCGGCTCCCGGCGTCCCCCACCCCGACCCCTGGTTCGTCCCGCAGTTCCGCACCGAGGAGATCCTGCGCAAGGCGCTCGCCGGGTACGGCGGCCAGGTCGAGCTCGGAGTCGAACTGCGCGAGTTCCACCAGGGCGATCGGCACGTCACCGCGGTGCTCGCCGACGGCACCGAACTCCGAGCGCACTACCTCGTCGGAGCCGACGGCGGCGGCAGCACCGTGCGGCGCGCCCTCGGCATCGGCTTCCACGGCGAAACCGACGAGACGACCGGGGCGCTGATCGCCGACGTCCGGCTCAGCGGCCTCGACCGCGACCGGGCGCTGGCCTGGTCGCGGGGCGGGGAGATGGTGTCCGCGCAACCGCTGGCCGGGACGGAGCTGTTCACCGTGACCACGTCCCGCGACGACATCACCGCGACTCCCAGCGCGCTGCAGGAACGGCTCCGGTGGGCCAGCGGGCTCGACGTGCGGGTGCACGAGGTGCACTGGAACTCGACCTGGCGGGCCAACGCGCGCCTCGCCGAGCGCTACCGGGACGGCCGGGTGCTGATCGCCGGCGACGCGGCGCACGTCTGCCCGCCCACCGGTGGGCAGGGCATGAACACCGGGGTGCAGGACGCCTACAACCTGGGCTGGAAGATCGCCGCCGTGCTGCGCGGCGCGGACCCGGCGTTGCTGGAGACCTACGAGGCCGAGCGGCGCCCGGTGGCCCGGGGAGTGCTGGAGCTGAGCGGGCGGCTGCTGGACCTGCTGCGCGAGGACGATTCCGAAGCGCACGTGCGCGGTCCCGAGCTGAACCAGCTCGGACTGCACTACCGGGGAGGTCCGCTGTCGGCGGAGGAGCGCGGCGAGCCCGGCCCGCTCCGCGCGGGCGACCGGGCGCCGGACGCGCCGTGCGAGCGCGACGGTGCCGCGGTCCGGCTCTTCGAGCTGTTCGGCGGAACGCGGTGGACGCTGCTGGACTTCGGCGGCTCGCTCGGCGATCCGGGCATCGCCGACTTGGACGTGCACGCCGTCGTGCGCGGAGCGGGGCGCCCCGGTGACGTCGTGGACGTCCACGGCCACGCCCGCACCGGATACGGAGTGGGCGCCGCCGCCCTGTTCCTGATCAGGCCGGACGGCTACCTCGGCTGGTGCGGCGACGCCGGAGACCTCGCCGGTCTCCGGTCCTACCTGCTGCCGAAGCTGAACGCCCCCGCTCCCCGAGTGACCGGGTAG